The Pseudomonas sp. IAC-BECa141 genome contains the following window.
ATAAGACTCATGCGCCAGGCTTCATTCATCACACCGCGAATCGCGTTTACATACAGCGAAGACGTATTCGGCGCGTAATTGTCGGCGCGCAATGCGGCGACTAACGCAACCACATCTTCCGGTTGCAGTGCATGCCAGGGAATGTCTTCGACGTTCATGTCTTCGAAGCCGAGACGGTCGGCGGCATCTTGCAGAACGTAACGCATGGTCAGTTGGCTGGAGGGAGCCAGACGCGCCAGATACACGGTCATCGGGTTGGTTTTCAGGGTGTCGGGGGATGCAACGGGTAAGTCAATCAAACGTCGGGCCTTGAGTAAAAACAGTTCAACACAGCAACTAACAACTGCAACATTTTTAATATAAGGGGAACACTTCCGTAGGACTTTTCTACTAAAAACCGCGATAAGCGGTAGAAGTCTGAACAGTGGCTGTATGGGTTTCAGATAAACGATTCGCCGACCGGTTTTTCATGTTCCTTTCACAAAAACGGGCATAACCTTAATTCCACTGAGTCCTGTGCCGGCGCTGCCCAACCTGCCGGGCAACGCCTGAAATGTCAACCGAACCCGACGTTATGTCGTCTTGGCAACTTATTGATGCAAAGGATTTTTTCGCGTCTACGCTTTGATTGGATCCGATTTCCTATTGGATCTATTTCTTTTTTCTTTGCAATGAGGTGTGCATGAGTCAGGCGTTTCTCCCCTTCTCTCGCCCCAGTATCGGCGACGAAGAAATTGCCGCCGTAGAGCAAGTACTGCGGTCCGGCTGGATCACCACCGGGCCGAAAAACCAGGCACTTGAAGAACAGTTTGCGCAGTACGTCGGTTGCCGGCATGCCGTGGCACTTTCCTCGGCCACCGGTGCCATGCATGTAACGTTGCTGGCGCTGGGCATCGGCCCCGGCGATGAAGTCATCACCCCGTCGCAGACCTGGGTGTCCACCGCCAACATGATTTCCCTGCTCGGCGCCACGCCAGTGTTCGTCGATGTCGACCGCGACACCCTGATGACCGACGCCGCGCGCATCGAAGCCGCCATTACCCCGCGTACCAAAGCGATCATTCCCGTGCATTACGCCGGCGCCGCGTTCGACCTTGATCCGCTGTACGCGCTGGCCGACAAGCACGGCATCGCCGTGATCGAAGACGCCGCCCATGCCGCCGGAACCCGCTATAAGGGCCGCCACGTCGGTTCGCATGGCACCGCGATCTTCTCATTCCACGCGATCAAGAACATGACCTGCGCCGAAGGCGCGATGTTCGTCACCGACGACCAAGCCCTGGCCAACCGCGTGCGCATGCTCAAGTTCCATGGCCTGGGCGTCGATGCCTACGACCGTTTGACCCATGGCCGCAAACCCCAGGCCCAGGTGATCGAGCCCGGTTTCAAATACAACCTGGCCGACATCAACGCGGCGATTGCGCTGGTGCAACTGGAACGTCTGGACGCAATCAACGCCCGCCGCACCGAACTGGCCACGCAATACCTGCAAAAACTCGAAGGCCTGCCGGTGCAACCGCTGGCGGTTCCGCATTACGCGCAACAGCACGCCTGGCACCTGTTCATCCTGCGCATCGACAGCGAGCGCTGCGGGATCGATCGCGAAGCCTTCATGAAGGGTTTGCAGGAGCAAGGCATCGGCACCGGCATCCACTTCATCGCCACCCACCTGCACACCTGGTATCGCCAGCGTGACCCGCACTTGTCCTTGCCTGACACCGAGTGGAACTCGGCGCGGCTGTGCTCGATTCCCTTGTTCCCCGACATGACCGACCATGATCTGGACCGGGTCGTCGGGGCCATTGAACACCTGATGGGGAAACGCCCGTGAGACCTTATCCGATTCATTGCGTGTCGATCGTCATCCCGGTCTACAACGAAGAAGACAGCCTGCCGGAACTGCTGCGCCGCACCCGCGCCGCCTGCCAGCAATTGCGCCATGACTACGAAATTGTGCTGGTCGATGACGGCAGTCGCGACGCCTCTGCGCAGTTGCTCGAAGACGCCGCGTTAGTCGAGGACAGCCCATTCGTGGCGGTCATCCTCAACCGCAACTACGGTCAGCACGCCGCGATCATGGCCGGCTTCGAACAGTGCAAGGGCGACGTGGTGATCACCCTCGACGCCGACCTGCAGAACCCGCCGGAAGAAATCCCGCGTCTGGTGGCCGAGGCCGAAAAGGGCTACGACGTGGTCGGCACCGTGCGCGGCAATCGTCAGGACTCGGCGTTGCGCCGCTATCCGTCGAAACTGATCAACCTCGCCGTGCAACGCTCAACCGGTGTCGCCATGAGCGACTACGGCTGCATGCTCCGCGCCTACCGCCGCACCATCATCGACGCGATGCTCGCCTGCCGCGAACGCAGCACATTCATTCCGATCCTCGCCAACAGCTTCGCCCGCCACACCACCGAAATCCCCGTGGCCCACGCCGAGCGCGAACACGGCGATTCGAAATACAGCCCGATGCGCCTGATCAACCTGATGTTCGACTTGATCACCTGCATGACCACCACGCCCCTGCGCCTGCTGAGCATCATCGGCTTCGCCATGGCCGGGCTCGGCGTGCTGTTCGCGGCGGCGCTGATTGTCATGCGCCTGGCGTTTGGCGCCGGCTGGGCCGGCGATGGCCTGTTCGTGCTGTTCGCCGTGCTGTTCGTGTTCACCGGTGGCCAGTTCATCGGCATGGGCCTGCTGGGCGAATACCTGGGCCGCATGTACAGCGATGTGCGCGCCCGCCCGCGTTTCTTCATCGAAAAGGTCCTGCGCGGGCACCCCGCCAAGCCGGTTCCAGCCATCACCGTTGACGGCCTCAATTCCAACTCCACGTCTGATCAGGTTCTCTCATGAGCGCAAAAACCGTTGTCTTCGCTTACCACGATATTGGCTGCGCCGGCATTCAAGCCCTGCTCGACAGTGGCTATGACATTGCGGCGGTGTTTACCCATGCCGATGATCCGAAGGAGAACACCTTCTACGCCTCGGTTGCACAACTGTGCGCCAACAAAGGCATTGCGGTTCATGCCCCGGAAGACGCCAACCACCCGTTGTGGATCGAGCGGATTGCCAAGCTCGATCCGGACTACATCTTCTCCTTCTACTATCGCCACCTGCTGAGCGAGCCCCTGCTGGCGCTGGCCAAAAAAGGCGCCTTCAACCTGCACGGCTCGTTGCTGCCGCGCTATCGTGGCCGCGCGCCGGCCAACTGGGTGCTGGTCAACGGCGAAACCGAGACCGGCGTGACCCTGCACCGCATGGTCAAACGTGCCGACGCTGGCGCCATCGTCGCCCAGCAGCGCGTCGCCATCGAGCGCGTCGACACGGCGCTGAGCCTGCACGGAAAATTG
Protein-coding sequences here:
- the arnB gene encoding UDP-4-amino-4-deoxy-L-arabinose aminotransferase, translating into MSQAFLPFSRPSIGDEEIAAVEQVLRSGWITTGPKNQALEEQFAQYVGCRHAVALSSATGAMHVTLLALGIGPGDEVITPSQTWVSTANMISLLGATPVFVDVDRDTLMTDAARIEAAITPRTKAIIPVHYAGAAFDLDPLYALADKHGIAVIEDAAHAAGTRYKGRHVGSHGTAIFSFHAIKNMTCAEGAMFVTDDQALANRVRMLKFHGLGVDAYDRLTHGRKPQAQVIEPGFKYNLADINAAIALVQLERLDAINARRTELATQYLQKLEGLPVQPLAVPHYAQQHAWHLFILRIDSERCGIDREAFMKGLQEQGIGTGIHFIATHLHTWYRQRDPHLSLPDTEWNSARLCSIPLFPDMTDHDLDRVVGAIEHLMGKRP
- the arnC gene encoding undecaprenyl-phosphate 4-deoxy-4-formamido-L-arabinose transferase gives rise to the protein MRPYPIHCVSIVIPVYNEEDSLPELLRRTRAACQQLRHDYEIVLVDDGSRDASAQLLEDAALVEDSPFVAVILNRNYGQHAAIMAGFEQCKGDVVITLDADLQNPPEEIPRLVAEAEKGYDVVGTVRGNRQDSALRRYPSKLINLAVQRSTGVAMSDYGCMLRAYRRTIIDAMLACRERSTFIPILANSFARHTTEIPVAHAEREHGDSKYSPMRLINLMFDLITCMTTTPLRLLSIIGFAMAGLGVLFAAALIVMRLAFGAGWAGDGLFVLFAVLFVFTGGQFIGMGLLGEYLGRMYSDVRARPRFFIEKVLRGHPAKPVPAITVDGLNSNSTSDQVLS